From a region of the Pseudomonadaceae bacterium SI-3 genome:
- a CDS encoding 6-aminohexanoate hydrolase, with translation MPIPAKRVSRSTWYRRVLCVAVLSILSPLATANGGLAAMLDEAERLAPLETLIIAQHGKVIAERGYRGHRTTTPSNIKSASKSVISALIGIAIGKGVIDSIEQPIAELLPADLPGRPDPRLQQVTVSNLLSMQAGLGSTSGRNYGAWVASRNWVRAALARPFEADPGTAMIYSTGSSHLLSAILTRRTGKSTLQLAQQWLAPVDGFAISAWTRDPQGIYLGGNEMAMTPRSLLAFGELYRRGGLSASGERLLSADWIDASWTPRTRSRYTGHGYGYGYGWFITELGGEAVRYGWGYGGQMVYVVPGLDMTVVMTSNTMQPSSGAMGHRDALHRLRGEIISALRETQVSRP, from the coding sequence ATGCCCATTCCTGCCAAGCGCGTCTCTCGCTCAACCTGGTATCGCCGCGTTCTCTGCGTGGCGGTGCTCTCCATCCTCAGCCCACTGGCGACCGCGAACGGCGGACTGGCGGCCATGCTCGATGAAGCCGAACGGCTGGCCCCGCTGGAAACACTGATCATCGCCCAACATGGCAAAGTGATCGCCGAGCGCGGTTACCGCGGACATCGCACCACCACGCCGAGCAACATCAAATCCGCGTCCAAATCGGTGATTTCCGCACTGATCGGCATCGCCATCGGCAAGGGCGTCATCGACAGCATCGAGCAGCCCATTGCGGAGCTGCTGCCAGCCGACCTACCCGGCAGGCCCGATCCGCGTCTGCAGCAGGTGACAGTTAGCAACCTGCTGAGCATGCAGGCCGGGCTCGGATCGACCTCCGGGCGCAACTACGGCGCCTGGGTGGCGAGTCGCAACTGGGTTCGTGCGGCGCTGGCACGCCCGTTCGAGGCCGACCCTGGCACGGCGATGATCTATTCGACGGGCTCCAGCCATCTGCTCTCGGCAATCCTTACGCGCCGCACCGGTAAGTCCACGTTGCAGCTGGCGCAGCAGTGGCTAGCGCCAGTCGACGGCTTCGCCATCAGCGCCTGGACGCGCGATCCGCAGGGCATTTATCTGGGTGGCAACGAGATGGCGATGACGCCACGCTCGCTGCTGGCCTTCGGCGAGCTCTACCGCCGCGGTGGGCTCAGCGCATCCGGCGAACGCTTACTCTCAGCCGACTGGATCGATGCGTCCTGGACGCCACGCACGCGCTCGCGCTACACCGGTCACGGCTATGGCTATGGCTATGGCTGGTTCATCACCGAACTGGGCGGAGAAGCGGTGCGCTATGGCTGGGGCTATGGCGGGCAGATGGTCTACGTGGTGCCGGGCCTCGATATGACGGTGGTGATGACCTCCAACACCATGCAACCCTCCAGCGGCGCCATGGGCCATCGCGACGCGCTGCATCGGCTGCGCGGCGAGATCATCAGCGCGCTGCGCGAAACGCAAGTCAGCCGACCTTAA
- a CDS encoding DUF2147 domain-containing protein: MRPLFNALLLALPLSLSSLAFAAESPAGRWQTIDDETGKPKSIVEIQQAADGTLSGKVADILKTDHGPNPVCSECDGERKDQPITGMTILWELKPDGEQAWSDGTILDPAKGKTYRAKAKLVEGGDKLEVRGYVGIEALGRTQTWIRQ; the protein is encoded by the coding sequence ATGCGTCCTCTTTTCAATGCCCTGCTGCTGGCCCTGCCACTCTCGCTCTCGTCACTGGCCTTTGCCGCCGAATCGCCTGCCGGCCGCTGGCAGACCATCGACGACGAAACCGGCAAGCCCAAGTCCATAGTCGAAATCCAGCAGGCCGCTGACGGCACGCTGAGCGGCAAGGTCGCCGATATCCTCAAAACGGATCACGGACCGAACCCGGTCTGCAGCGAATGCGACGGCGAGCGCAAGGATCAGCCCATCACCGGCATGACCATTCTCTGGGAACTCAAGCCGGACGGCGAGCAGGCCTGGAGCGACGGCACCATCCTCGACCCGGCCAAGGGCAAGACCTACCGCGCCAAGGCCAAGCTGGTCGAAGGTGGCGACAAGCTGGAAGTCCGCGGCTACGTCGGCATCGAGGCGCTGGGCCGTACGCAGACCTGGATTCGCCAGTAA
- a CDS encoding alpha/beta hydrolase: protein MKGALLALLVGLGIAAVQAHAGEEADWQPVRLPHSSQHDLHSQRTGNDYRIFVSEPRHAPPPGGYPVLYVLDGNALFPGLAIQAQALEDRPDPSLRDSILVVGIGYPGEALYDFKARAEDYTPKAEDRQRLQGREPPPSGGADDFLAFIEHELKPLIAQRYPVDARRQTLFGHSYGGLFTLYTLLTKPQVFQGYVAASPSIWWYKGYVERSLTAFEQRLADLPIDARLLVTAGGAEQPAADAAMDDPRQRHMAERRMVGNARDLVDRLQRLSSQGLHSEFQLFPGANHGTNAAHSSVVALALAAAIGRQPSRDQDD from the coding sequence ATGAAAGGCGCCCTGCTCGCCCTGCTGGTGGGTCTGGGGATTGCTGCCGTACAGGCACACGCCGGGGAAGAAGCGGACTGGCAGCCGGTTCGGCTGCCGCACAGCAGCCAGCATGACCTGCATTCGCAACGCACCGGCAATGACTACCGCATCTTCGTCTCCGAGCCGCGACACGCGCCACCGCCGGGTGGCTATCCGGTGCTCTATGTGCTGGATGGCAACGCCCTGTTTCCGGGACTGGCGATCCAGGCCCAGGCGCTGGAGGATCGACCCGACCCAAGCCTGCGCGATTCGATACTGGTGGTTGGCATCGGCTACCCCGGCGAGGCCCTGTACGACTTCAAGGCGCGTGCCGAGGATTACACGCCCAAGGCCGAGGATCGCCAGCGCCTGCAGGGCCGCGAACCGCCACCATCGGGCGGTGCCGATGACTTTCTGGCCTTTATCGAGCACGAGCTCAAACCGCTGATCGCCCAGCGCTATCCGGTCGACGCCCGACGGCAGACCCTGTTCGGCCATTCCTACGGCGGCCTGTTTACCCTCTACACCTTGCTCACCAAGCCGCAGGTGTTTCAGGGCTATGTGGCAGCCAGTCCGTCGATCTGGTGGTACAAGGGCTACGTCGAACGCTCGCTTACGGCGTTCGAACAGCGGCTCGCAGACCTGCCCATCGATGCGCGCCTGCTGGTCACCGCCGGCGGCGCCGAACAGCCCGCGGCCGATGCCGCCATGGACGACCCGCGCCAGCGCCATATGGCCGAGCGGCGTATGGTAGGCAATGCCCGGGATCTGGTCGACCGGCTGCAGCGGCTGTCGAGCCAGGGCCTGCACAGCGAATTTCAGCTGTTCCCGGGAGCCAACCACGGCACCAACGCCGCACACAGCTCGGTCGTGGCACTGGCATTGGCAGCCGCCATCGGACGCCAGCCATCCCGCGATCAGGACGACTGA
- a CDS encoding DUF2218 domain-containing protein, with translation MPQFHAQVATPRASRNMTRLCKHFAHKAEVQLDERQAEVAFAFGQCRMLADDERLLIDCQAEAGEAEKRLRFVIDDHLNRFSGDEALKVNWLDGPLPPIHRQVEP, from the coding sequence ATGCCCCAGTTTCACGCCCAGGTGGCGACACCCCGCGCATCGCGCAACATGACGCGACTGTGCAAACACTTCGCGCACAAGGCCGAAGTCCAGCTGGATGAGCGTCAGGCGGAGGTCGCATTCGCCTTCGGCCAGTGCCGGATGCTTGCCGATGACGAGCGACTGCTGATCGACTGCCAGGCCGAGGCCGGCGAAGCGGAAAAGCGCCTGCGCTTCGTCATTGACGACCACCTCAACCGCTTCTCCGGCGACGAGGCACTGAAGGTGAACTGGCTGGACGGGCCGCTTCCGCCAATCCATAGGCAGGTCGAGCCATGA
- a CDS encoding TonB-dependent siderophore receptor has translation MDRILRTSSLRPLLLAGLLAPFPLNALAQSVAAQAEPVQLESITVEGNRLYDMPSSEQSGGYTVPAATVGTKTPAELRDIPQSISVYTSDYIRDRQFVNLDDLAKYSTGLRTLSNDSGRSSIYARGYEYDEFNIDGLPAPMASINGTLPSLSPFDRVEVMRGPSGLFNSTSEMGGIVNMVRKRPTREFQGSLTGRYGSWDTNYLEADLSGSLDEQGRVRGRTVISRADTNGEVDYNANTSESFYGALDIDLSDATVMSFGLIHQTKDILPHNGYPAAIDGSLEDFSRSTYLGADWGDFDSRGTDVVAELTHRFDNGGYGRVAVRGSRRATDYLYAFTARNVNSGATSLAYTARDLEQDTLAVDANYSQPLELLGQVSEFVIGSDFKRYETEYADARGNLGAIDVASYQPGDTSKPNVTFGTPTETDEREAGLYAKLTFRPIQRLALIGGARVSSFEGENSSATQDVRESGYVTPYGGLVFDLDDQHSLYASYSQVFKPQSEAGADGRIIDPRKGEQYEAGIKGSYFGGDLNARITAFQLTDENRAAGAIDDSGALISGVYEATGKTRIRGGELEISGYLTPDWEVLAGYTYMKTENLAGDDNALFALMPQHQASLWTKYTLPGGALRGLGIGGGVTAMSDYYIERAGSPRLSAPGYAVVDAKLSYPITDKLTGTFDVNNLFDRKYYSRVGSVGTFNFYGPSRSFTVGARYEF, from the coding sequence ATGGACAGAATTCTCCGCACCTCTAGCCTCAGGCCATTGCTGCTCGCCGGCCTGCTCGCTCCGTTTCCGTTGAACGCCCTGGCGCAGAGTGTCGCCGCCCAGGCCGAACCGGTGCAGCTGGAGAGCATCACCGTAGAAGGCAACCGCCTGTACGACATGCCGTCCTCGGAGCAAAGCGGCGGCTACACCGTGCCGGCCGCAACCGTCGGCACCAAGACACCGGCCGAACTGCGCGACATCCCGCAGTCGATCAGCGTGTACACCAGCGATTACATCCGCGACCGCCAGTTCGTGAACCTGGATGACCTGGCCAAGTACTCAACCGGCCTGCGCACCTTGAGCAACGACAGCGGGCGCTCGTCGATCTATGCGCGCGGCTACGAGTACGACGAATTCAACATCGATGGCCTGCCCGCGCCGATGGCCAGCATCAACGGCACGCTGCCGTCGCTGTCGCCGTTCGATCGGGTCGAGGTCATGCGCGGGCCGTCCGGGCTGTTCAACAGCACCAGCGAGATGGGCGGCATCGTCAACATGGTGCGCAAGCGCCCGACCCGCGAATTCCAGGGCAGCCTGACCGGGCGCTACGGCAGCTGGGACACCAATTACCTGGAAGCCGACCTGTCCGGCTCGCTCGACGAGCAGGGGCGCGTGCGCGGCCGTACGGTCATCTCCCGCGCCGACACCAACGGCGAGGTCGACTACAACGCCAACACCAGCGAGAGCTTCTACGGCGCGCTGGACATCGACCTGTCCGACGCCACCGTCATGTCTTTCGGGCTGATCCACCAGACCAAGGACATCCTTCCGCACAACGGCTATCCGGCCGCCATCGACGGCAGCCTGGAAGACTTCAGCCGCTCGACCTACCTGGGCGCCGACTGGGGGGATTTCGACAGCCGCGGCACCGACGTCGTCGCCGAGCTGACCCATCGCTTCGACAATGGCGGCTACGGTCGCGTGGCGGTGCGCGGCTCCAGGCGCGCGACCGATTACCTCTATGCCTTCACCGCGCGCAACGTCAACAGTGGCGCGACCAGCCTGGCCTACACCGCCCGCGATCTGGAGCAGGACACCCTCGCCGTCGATGCCAACTACAGCCAGCCGCTCGAGCTGCTCGGGCAGGTCAGCGAGTTCGTCATCGGCAGCGATTTCAAGCGCTACGAGACCGAGTATGCGGACGCCCGCGGCAATCTCGGCGCCATCGACGTCGCCAGCTACCAGCCGGGCGACACCAGCAAGCCGAACGTCACCTTCGGCACACCGACCGAAACCGATGAGCGCGAAGCCGGCCTCTACGCCAAGCTGACCTTCCGCCCGATCCAGCGCCTGGCGCTGATCGGTGGCGCGCGGGTCAGCAGCTTCGAAGGCGAGAACAGCAGCGCCACGCAGGATGTGCGCGAGTCCGGCTATGTCACGCCCTACGGCGGCCTGGTGTTCGATCTGGATGACCAGCACTCCCTCTACGCCAGCTACTCGCAGGTATTCAAGCCGCAGAGCGAGGCCGGTGCCGACGGCCGCATCATCGACCCGCGCAAAGGCGAGCAGTACGAGGCGGGTATCAAGGGCAGCTATTTCGGCGGCGACCTCAATGCGCGCATCACCGCCTTCCAGCTCACCGACGAGAACCGCGCGGCCGGCGCCATCGATGACAGCGGCGCGTTGATCAGCGGCGTCTACGAGGCCACCGGCAAGACCCGCATCCGCGGTGGCGAACTGGAAATCAGCGGCTACCTGACCCCCGACTGGGAAGTGCTGGCCGGCTACACCTACATGAAGACCGAGAACCTGGCCGGTGACGACAACGCGCTCTTCGCGCTGATGCCCCAGCACCAGGCCTCGCTATGGACCAAGTACACCCTGCCTGGCGGTGCCCTGCGCGGCCTGGGGATCGGTGGTGGCGTGACCGCGATGAGCGACTACTACATCGAACGCGCCGGCAGCCCGCGCCTCAGCGCACCGGGATATGCAGTGGTGGATGCCAAGCTGTCCTACCCGATCACCGACAAGCTGACCGGCACCTTCGACGTGAACAACCTGTTCGACCGCAAGTACTACTCGCGGGTCGGCAGCGTCGGCACCTTCAACTTCTACGGCCCGTCGCGCAGCTTCACGGTGGGCGCCCGCTACGAGTTCTGA
- a CDS encoding AraC family transcriptional regulator, with the protein MNQADHIIRGDELPAMSRPGLRLPNEDDDRLLYGRVKWAQLRDGLSLHWSDCEELQDFVTENVVGPRVSFVLFLQGQSRVSYDDLSLTLGQSASQRAPEGVAVSMNEPVLFRRQARRGSHIRKLVVSLTPEWLEGRGEGVASSDGAIRHFMDSHLVPRIWKPSARLLTLAEQMLNPPGYDPLLQGLYLESRALDIACEALISLGDGSASAEQGLRPQEYRRLQRLLALLDSGEADDWTLERIARDVGVNATTLQRQFRLFKGMTVFEYQRARRLQLAREALEREGASVNEAAWRAGYNSPANFATAFKRHFRITPRQVRARV; encoded by the coding sequence ATGAATCAAGCTGATCACATCATTCGCGGCGATGAGTTGCCGGCCATGAGTAGGCCGGGGCTGCGCCTGCCCAACGAGGATGACGATCGTCTGCTCTACGGCCGGGTGAAGTGGGCGCAGCTGCGGGATGGCCTGTCGCTGCACTGGTCCGATTGCGAAGAGCTGCAGGATTTCGTCACCGAAAACGTGGTTGGCCCGCGGGTATCGTTCGTGCTTTTTCTGCAGGGCCAGAGCCGGGTCAGCTATGACGACCTGTCGCTGACGCTCGGTCAGTCGGCGTCTCAGCGAGCGCCCGAGGGCGTGGCGGTTTCGATGAACGAGCCAGTGCTCTTCCGCCGCCAGGCGCGCCGCGGCAGTCATATCCGCAAGCTGGTGGTGAGTCTGACGCCGGAATGGCTCGAAGGGCGTGGAGAGGGTGTCGCCTCGAGCGATGGCGCGATTCGCCACTTCATGGATAGCCATCTAGTACCGCGCATCTGGAAGCCCTCGGCGCGGCTGCTGACGCTGGCCGAGCAGATGCTCAACCCGCCCGGCTATGACCCGCTGCTTCAGGGGCTGTACCTGGAAAGCCGCGCGCTGGACATCGCCTGCGAGGCACTGATCAGCCTGGGTGATGGCTCGGCGTCGGCGGAACAGGGCCTGCGTCCGCAGGAGTACCGCCGTCTGCAACGCCTCCTTGCGCTCCTCGACAGCGGTGAGGCCGACGACTGGACGCTGGAGCGCATCGCCCGGGACGTGGGCGTCAATGCCACCACGCTGCAACGGCAGTTTCGCCTGTTCAAGGGCATGACCGTGTTCGAGTACCAGCGTGCCCGCCGGCTGCAGCTGGCGCGGGAAGCATTGGAGCGCGAAGGTGCCAGCGTAAACGAGGCCGCCTGGCGCGCCGGTTATAACAGTCCCGCTAACTTCGCCACGGCATTCAAGCGCCATTTCCGCATCACCCCGCGGCAGGTACGGGCGAGGGTCTAA
- a CDS encoding carbonic anhydrase translates to MKFAPSLATLFFCTHALAVTPGTNWEYSGETGPENWAKLTPEFNACSGKNQSPVNLDGFVEAELEPLMVSYATGASEVVNSGHTVQVAYKPGSTLTLDGKTFQLIQFHFHMPSENQIKGQSYPLEGHLVHADETGNLAVVAVMFKEGEQNPVLAKLWDSLPAEGDTQPIPTAVNIRDMLPADLDYYRFSGSLTTPPCSEGVRWLVLKQPVVASTAQIQALTDAVGEANNRPLQPVNARVILQ, encoded by the coding sequence ATGAAATTTGCCCCTTCGCTCGCCACTCTGTTCTTCTGCACCCATGCGCTGGCAGTCACGCCGGGCACGAATTGGGAATACTCGGGTGAAACAGGCCCGGAGAACTGGGCGAAGCTCACGCCTGAGTTCAACGCCTGCAGCGGCAAGAACCAGTCCCCCGTCAACCTGGACGGTTTCGTCGAAGCCGAACTGGAGCCGTTGATGGTCAGTTATGCCACCGGCGCGAGCGAAGTCGTCAACAGCGGTCATACCGTCCAGGTCGCCTACAAACCCGGAAGCACCCTTACATTGGATGGAAAGACCTTTCAGCTGATCCAGTTTCACTTCCACATGCCCAGTGAAAACCAGATAAAGGGGCAGTCCTACCCGCTGGAAGGCCATCTGGTACATGCCGACGAAACAGGTAACTTGGCGGTAGTGGCCGTGATGTTCAAGGAAGGCGAGCAGAATCCGGTACTGGCGAAACTCTGGGACAGCTTGCCCGCGGAGGGCGACACGCAGCCGATCCCCACTGCGGTGAATATCCGAGACATGTTGCCGGCGGATCTGGATTACTACCGCTTCAGCGGCTCGCTCACCACGCCGCCCTGCTCCGAAGGGGTTCGCTGGTTGGTGCTCAAGCAACCGGTGGTGGCCTCGACCGCACAGATTCAGGCCCTGACCGATGCTGTAGGCGAGGCCAACAACCGTCCGCTGCAGCCCGTCAATGCGCGGGTAATCCTGCAGTAA
- a CDS encoding DUF1456 domain-containing protein yields the protein MINNDVMRSLRYILNVNDAKIAEITRLTGCEIPDSEAVAYLAKEDEEGFKPCPDRIMAHFLDGLVIYKRGKDESRPIPPIELPVTNNTVLKKLRVAFELKEDDMHAILQSVDFPVSKPELNALFRKAGHSNYRVCGDQLLRNFLKGLAQRSN from the coding sequence ATGATCAATAACGATGTAATGCGCAGCCTGCGCTACATCCTCAACGTCAATGACGCCAAGATCGCCGAGATCACTCGGCTGACGGGTTGCGAGATTCCCGATAGCGAGGCGGTGGCGTACCTGGCGAAGGAAGACGAGGAAGGCTTCAAACCCTGTCCAGATCGGATCATGGCGCACTTTCTCGATGGCCTCGTGATCTACAAGCGCGGCAAGGACGAGAGCCGGCCGATTCCACCCATCGAATTGCCGGTGACCAACAACACGGTGCTGAAAAAACTGCGTGTGGCCTTCGAATTGAAGGAAGACGACATGCACGCGATTCTTCAATCGGTCGACTTCCCCGTATCCAAGCCCGAACTCAACGCATTGTTCCGCAAGGCTGGACACAGCAACTACCGGGTGTGCGGCGACCAGCTGCTGCGTAACTTTCTCAAGGGGCTGGCGCAGCGCAGCAACTGA
- a CDS encoding DUF4168 domain-containing protein, with product MIKFNTRLVSTSLFALFMAAGASQASAQEASQPQAPQAAPAMQASDISDKKLEKFADSLGEIMEIRQDFTAKLEKTGDPAEAQQLQQQANEKMMETVENNNLSIEEYNAINQAVQNNPQLRDKVISMIQS from the coding sequence ATGATCAAGTTCAATACTCGCCTCGTGTCCACCAGCCTGTTTGCCCTGTTCATGGCAGCCGGTGCCTCCCAGGCTTCCGCTCAAGAGGCGAGCCAGCCACAAGCCCCTCAGGCAGCGCCGGCGATGCAAGCGTCGGACATCAGCGACAAGAAGCTGGAAAAGTTTGCCGACTCGCTGGGTGAAATCATGGAGATTCGCCAGGACTTTACCGCCAAGCTGGAGAAGACCGGAGACCCGGCCGAAGCCCAGCAGCTGCAGCAGCAGGCCAACGAGAAGATGATGGAGACAGTTGAAAACAACAACCTGAGCATCGAGGAATACAACGCCATCAACCAGGCGGTGCAGAACAATCCTCAGCTGCGTGACAAGGTCATCTCGATGATCCAGAGCTAA
- a CDS encoding two-component sensor histidine kinase produces the protein MAHVAVWQRTSTLRGALLLKVVIPLVAIMLGFSYLLLWTVERNSERRLQEEVELVARAVRLPLSDSLEKQHDRTAQQVLESVLGVGRVYGAYLYDDQGELVAFAGAIEPDQDQSSIQQLTADGKRRGGYQRIRGREVYSYFLPLEQSGGRINGLLQVTRRWNDFERDTRQLRVIAGICAAVLALAAVCIVLLGHWSAIGRHLHELTQSMARVAAGERKHRAPRSGPQEIAVLGRALNQMLDSIADAEQRMAEQKAREAELEARLRRSQQLAAVGRLAAGVAHELGSPLSVIDGKAQRVLRSESLEDGPRKGLLQIRSQVQRLSGIVRQLLDFGRAAGRPPRRMPADVLAHSAAAAVADELAALDVRLQLEAPPGPLHCEVDPPRFEQALTNLLRNAAQASPGGQVVLRWWADADRLLFQVEDDGPGVAEEHRAALFEPFFTTKAVGKGSGLGLAVAHGVVAECGGRIELVQGSLGGAAFRISLALADEEQGNANG, from the coding sequence ATGGCACATGTAGCAGTTTGGCAGCGAACCTCGACGTTGCGCGGGGCGTTGCTCCTCAAGGTGGTAATTCCTCTCGTCGCGATCATGCTCGGCTTCAGTTACCTGTTGCTGTGGACGGTCGAGCGCAACAGCGAGCGGCGTTTGCAGGAGGAGGTCGAACTGGTCGCCCGCGCCGTGCGGTTGCCACTCAGCGACAGCCTGGAAAAGCAGCACGACCGGACCGCACAACAGGTGCTCGAGTCTGTACTCGGTGTCGGCCGTGTCTATGGCGCCTACCTGTACGACGATCAGGGGGAGCTGGTGGCCTTCGCCGGTGCTATCGAGCCGGACCAAGACCAGTCCTCGATCCAGCAGCTGACCGCTGACGGCAAACGCCGTGGCGGCTATCAGCGCATCCGTGGGCGTGAGGTCTATTCCTACTTCCTGCCGTTGGAGCAGAGCGGTGGGCGCATCAACGGGCTGTTGCAGGTCACCCGCCGCTGGAACGATTTCGAGCGTGACACCCGGCAGCTGCGGGTGATTGCTGGCATCTGCGCGGCGGTGCTGGCACTGGCGGCCGTTTGCATCGTCCTGCTCGGGCACTGGTCGGCTATTGGCCGGCATCTGCATGAACTGACGCAGAGCATGGCTCGGGTTGCGGCTGGCGAGCGCAAGCACCGTGCCCCGCGCAGCGGCCCGCAGGAGATTGCCGTCCTTGGCCGGGCGCTGAACCAGATGCTCGACAGCATTGCCGATGCCGAGCAGCGCATGGCCGAGCAGAAGGCCCGCGAGGCGGAACTCGAGGCGCGTCTGCGACGTTCTCAGCAGCTCGCCGCCGTGGGCCGGTTGGCGGCCGGCGTCGCTCATGAGCTGGGTAGTCCGCTGAGCGTGATCGATGGCAAGGCCCAGCGCGTGTTGCGCAGCGAGAGCCTGGAGGATGGCCCGCGCAAAGGGCTGTTGCAGATCCGTAGCCAGGTGCAGCGCCTGAGCGGGATCGTCCGTCAGCTGCTGGACTTCGGTCGCGCGGCGGGGCGGCCACCGCGCCGCATGCCAGCTGATGTGCTCGCCCATTCCGCCGCCGCGGCGGTCGCCGACGAGCTCGCGGCCCTTGATGTCCGGCTGCAGCTCGAGGCCCCGCCTGGTCCGCTGCACTGCGAGGTCGATCCGCCGCGGTTCGAGCAAGCATTGACCAATCTGCTGCGCAACGCGGCTCAGGCCAGCCCGGGCGGGCAGGTGGTCCTGCGCTGGTGGGCAGACGCCGACAGGCTGTTGTTTCAGGTCGAGGATGACGGTCCAGGCGTCGCCGAAGAGCACCGCGCGGCTTTGTTCGAGCCCTTCTTCACCACCAAGGCGGTGGGCAAGGGCAGCGGCCTGGGGCTGGCGGTAGCGCACGGCGTCGTTGCCGAGTGTGGTGGGCGTATCGAACTGGTTCAGGGATCGCTGGGCGGTGCGGCTTTTCGTATTTCACTGGCGCTGGCCGATGAGGAGCAGGGCAATGCAAACGGATGA
- a CDS encoding sigma-54-dependent Fis family transcriptional regulator, with protein MRSRAMQTDDSAPQRVLVVEDDDSLRQLLVEELEDRALQVQAVATAEEALTRLEGWEPDLVVSDLRLPGADGMALLRRVKAMQAAPAFLVITAFGSIQQAVAALKEGADEFLTKPLDLDHLGLAVSRALETRHLRDEVRRFQQLLSDDRFHGMLGRSRVMRELFDQIRQLARAAGPVLVIGESGTGKELVARAVHAESERAQRPFLAINCAGLPAELLESEFFGHAAGAFTGASRAHKGLFQQADGGTLFLDEIGEMPLPLQAKLLRVLQEGTIRPVGGERELSVDVRIIAASNRPLETAAGRESFREDLFFRLETFILPVPPLRDREEDRELLAAGFVAHFAARDSRPVRGLSQAALEQLRRYPFPGNVRELQNAMERAVTFCHGRSIELEHLPTRIAGYQQSAPEARTDDLLGAMIDGPLLPTLDELEMRYIRHVLERVEGNKRRAAALLGIGRRTLYRRLGEQEQDDNG; from the coding sequence ATGAGGAGCAGGGCAATGCAAACGGATGACAGTGCGCCCCAGCGGGTTCTGGTGGTGGAGGATGACGACAGCCTGCGTCAGCTGCTGGTAGAGGAGCTGGAAGACCGCGCGCTGCAGGTGCAGGCTGTGGCAACTGCGGAAGAGGCCCTGACGCGGCTGGAGGGCTGGGAGCCGGACCTGGTGGTGAGCGACCTGCGCCTGCCGGGCGCCGATGGCATGGCGCTGCTGCGCAGGGTCAAGGCTATGCAGGCGGCACCGGCGTTTCTGGTGATCACCGCGTTCGGCAGCATTCAGCAGGCGGTCGCCGCGCTGAAAGAGGGGGCGGACGAATTTCTGACCAAGCCGCTGGACCTGGATCATCTGGGGCTCGCGGTCTCGCGCGCATTGGAAACCCGGCACCTGCGGGACGAGGTGCGGCGTTTCCAGCAATTGCTCAGCGACGACCGTTTCCACGGCATGCTCGGCCGCAGCCGGGTGATGCGCGAACTGTTTGACCAGATCCGTCAGCTGGCGCGGGCCGCCGGCCCTGTGCTCGTCATCGGCGAGAGCGGGACCGGGAAGGAGCTGGTGGCCCGCGCCGTTCACGCCGAGAGCGAGCGGGCACAGCGACCGTTTCTGGCGATCAACTGTGCCGGGCTGCCCGCCGAGCTGCTGGAAAGCGAATTCTTCGGACACGCTGCCGGGGCCTTTACCGGTGCCAGCCGCGCCCACAAGGGGCTGTTCCAGCAAGCCGATGGCGGCACCCTGTTCCTCGACGAGATCGGCGAAATGCCGCTGCCGCTGCAAGCCAAGCTGCTGCGCGTGCTGCAGGAAGGCACCATCCGCCCGGTGGGCGGCGAGCGCGAGTTGAGCGTCGACGTGCGCATCATCGCTGCCAGTAACCGGCCCCTGGAAACCGCCGCTGGCCGCGAGTCGTTCCGCGAGGACCTGTTCTTCCGTCTGGAGACCTTCATCCTGCCGGTTCCGCCGCTACGCGATCGCGAAGAAGACCGTGAGTTGCTCGCCGCCGGCTTCGTCGCGCATTTCGCAGCGCGGGACAGCCGGCCGGTGCGGGGCCTGTCGCAGGCAGCGCTGGAGCAGCTCAGGCGCTATCCATTTCCCGGCAACGTGCGCGAATTGCAGAACGCCATGGAGCGTGCCGTGACCTTCTGCCATGGCCGCAGCATTGAGCTGGAACACTTGCCGACGCGCATCGCCGGTTACCAGCAGAGCGCACCCGAGGCGCGTACTGATGACCTGCTCGGGGCCATGATCGACGGGCCTCTACTGCCGACACTGGACGAGCTGGAAATGCGCTATATCCGCCACGTGCTGGAGCGGGTCGAGGGCAACAAGCGCCGCGCCGCCGCACTGCTAGGCATCGGCCGGCGTACGCTTTATCGGCGTCTGGGCGAGCAGGAGCAGGACGACAACGGTTGA